One window of the Cryptomeria japonica chromosome 7, Sugi_1.0, whole genome shotgun sequence genome contains the following:
- the LOC131856349 gene encoding cellulose synthase-like protein E6 isoform X2, whose amino-acid sequence MEFTDSPLYTAVPMPIAKINRVYGCVYFCAILGLMYYRIHYMPSEGYVPWMLLFCAELGLAFQWVLEMSFRWRPVDRFTYPERLSKRFGRELPPIDIFICTADPDKEPPLDVSNTVLSTLAFNYPIEKLTCYVSDDGGSPLTFYALLEASRFAKSWVPFCHKYSIQQRCPEAYFSECYDNESDSSFTTEWENVKIRVSALMSNAPFILTLDCDMYANNCDALREAMCFFMDSPTGHQFAYVQFPQRFHGITKNDLYAHWTNFHIRHKGMDGIEGSTYVGTGCVFRRDVLCGSERQHSSSNSIKELISSSILSMEKAAPSKRLDEAKELAKCGYEENTQWGKKVGMLYDCAVEDILTGLSIHCRGWKSAYCCPKRDAFVGSAPVNLNDTLIQNKRWATGLLEIFASKYCPVTYGIRHTKLAQNMCYSYYFLWAPSSLPLICYGLVPALCMVAGLSVFPQISEPWVLLFLFLPICAYGQNALEFIYVGGGSLKSWWNDQRMWMIKGGSSYLFALIQVVCKLLGISKVGFEVTSKVFDSESGKRYEAEIFELGVSSVLFIPFSIIALINLMALACRIVGVMREGYSAMADMFVQVVMSSFIVINSYPIYEGMLVRKDKGRMPTSITVFSTLTAVLACSTASALSQSSETSILKN is encoded by the exons ATGGAGTTCACAGATTCGCCACTTTACACCGCAGTACCAATGCCAATTGCAAAGATAAACAGAGTTTATGGATGCGTATATTTTTGTGCAATTCTGGGGCTTATGTATTATCGGATCCATTATATGCCAAGTGAAGGATATGTACCGTGGATGCTGCTATTTTGTGCAGAGCTAGGTTTGGCCTTCCAGTGGGTATTAGAGATGAGCTTCAGGTGGAGGCCTGTGGATCGATTTACCTACCCAGAAAGACTCTCTAAAAG GTTTGGGAGGGAGCTACCTCCCATTGATATATTTATATGCACGGCTGACCCTGATAAAGAACCTCCACTGGATGTTTCAAACACTGTATTGTCTACTCTGGCTTTTAATTATCCAATAGAAAAATTGACATGTTATGTATCCGATGATGGAGGATCCCCACTCACCTTTTATGCTCTGTTGGAAGCTTCACGTTTTGCAAAGAGTTGGGTTCCTTTTTGCCACAAGTATTCTATTCAGCAGAGATGCCCAGAAGCATATTTTTCTGAATGTTATGACAATGAAAGTGACAGCTCGTTCACTACAGAATGGGAAAATGTCAAG ATTAGAGTCTCTGCTCTAATGAGCAATGCTCCATTCATTCTTACTCTGGACTGTGACATGTACGCCAACAACTGTGATGCCCTTAGGGAAGCTATGTGCTTTTTCATGGACTCTCCAACAGGGCACCAATTTGCCTATGTACAGTTTCCCCAAAGGTTTCATGGCATTACCAAAAACGATCTGTATGCCCATTGGACGAATTTTCAT ATACGTCATAAGGGAATGGATGGAATCGAAGGTTCGACATACGTGGGTACCGGATGCGTTTTCCGCAGGGACGTCTTATGTGGAAGCGAGCGACAACACAGCTCCTCGAATTCAATCAAAGAGCTGATTAGTTCATCAATTTTAAGCATGGAGAAAGCTGCTCCATCCAAGCGATTGGACGAGGCAAAAGAGCTTGCCAAGTGCGGGTATGAGGAGAACACCCAATGGGGGAAAAAG GTCGGCATGCTCTACGATTGTGCCGTGGAAGATATTTTGACAGGGTTATCTATTCACTGCAGAGGATGGAAATCTGCTTACTGCTGTCCCAAAAGAGATGCTTTTGTGGGGTCTGCGCCTGTTAACCTGAATGATACTCTCATCCAAAATAAAAGGTGGGCAACAGGTTTACTGGAGATTTTTGCCAGCAAATATTGTCCAGTTACTTATGGGATTCGCCATACAAAACTAGCACAGAACATGTGTTACAGCTATTACTTTCTGTGGGCTCCATCTTCATTACCTTTAATCTGCTACGGTTTGGTACCAGCCTTATGCATGGTTGCAGGCCTATCGGTATTTCCTCAG ATTTCAGAACCATGGGTTCTCCTATTTCTATTTTTACCAATATGTGCATATGGACAAAATGCTCTAGAGTTTATATATGTGGGAGGAGGCTCTTTAAAATCTTGGTGGAATGATCAAAGGATGTGGATGATAAAAGGCGGGTCTTCCTATCTGTTTGCGCTCATTCAGGTCGTCTGTAAACTACTTGGAATATCCAAAGTGGGTTTCGAAGTGACAAGCAAAGTGTTTGATAGCGAATCAGGCAAACGATATGAGGCAGAAATTTTTGAGTTGGGGGTTTCGTCTGTGTTGTTTATACCTTTTTCTATCATAGCATTGATAAATCTGATGGCATTAGCGTGTAGAATTGTAGGCGTTATGAGAGAAGGTTATTCAGCCATGGCAGATATGTTTGTGCAGGTGGTGATGTCGAGCTTCATAGTAATAAATAGCTATCCGATATACGAGGGTATGTTGGTGAGGAAAGACAAGGGAAGAATGCCTACTTCAATCACTGTGTTCTCTACATTGACTGCGGTGCTTGCCTGTTCAACAGCTTCGGCCCTATCGCAGTCTTCTGAAACTTCGATTTTAAAAAATTGA
- the LOC131856349 gene encoding cellulose synthase-like protein E1 isoform X3, translating to MEFTDSPLYTAVPMPIAKINRVYGCVYFCAILGLMYYRIHYMPSEGYVPWMLLFCAELGLAFQWVLEMSFRWRPVDRFTYPERLSKRFGRELPPIDIFICTADPDKEPPLDVSNTVLSTLAFNYPIEKLTCYVSDDGGSPLTFYALLEASRFAKSWVPFCHKYSIQQRCPEAYFSECYDNESDSSFTTEWENVKKLYEEMKYCINTSVERGIAPEHKYKEDYGLKEWKPEMTSRDHPSIVQILLERVKDINFEGHDLPSLVYVSREKRPGHPHNFKAGALNVLIRVSALMSNAPFILTLDCDMYANNCDALREAMCFFMDSPTGHQFAYVQFPQRFHGITKNDLYAHWTNFHIRHKGMDGIEGSTYVGTGCVFRRDVLCGSERQHSSSNSIKELISSSILSMEKAAPSKRLDEAKELAKCGYEENTQWGKKVGMLYDCAVEDILTGLSIHCRGWKSAYCCPKRDAFVGSAPVNLNDTLIQNKRWATGLLEIFASKYCPVTYGIRHTKLAQNMCYSYYFLWAPSSLPLICYGLVPALCMVAGLSVFPQVVMSSFIVINSYPIYEGMLVRKDKGRMPTSITVFSTLTAVLACSTASALSQSSETSILKN from the exons ATGGAGTTCACAGATTCGCCACTTTACACCGCAGTACCAATGCCAATTGCAAAGATAAACAGAGTTTATGGATGCGTATATTTTTGTGCAATTCTGGGGCTTATGTATTATCGGATCCATTATATGCCAAGTGAAGGATATGTACCGTGGATGCTGCTATTTTGTGCAGAGCTAGGTTTGGCCTTCCAGTGGGTATTAGAGATGAGCTTCAGGTGGAGGCCTGTGGATCGATTTACCTACCCAGAAAGACTCTCTAAAAG GTTTGGGAGGGAGCTACCTCCCATTGATATATTTATATGCACGGCTGACCCTGATAAAGAACCTCCACTGGATGTTTCAAACACTGTATTGTCTACTCTGGCTTTTAATTATCCAATAGAAAAATTGACATGTTATGTATCCGATGATGGAGGATCCCCACTCACCTTTTATGCTCTGTTGGAAGCTTCACGTTTTGCAAAGAGTTGGGTTCCTTTTTGCCACAAGTATTCTATTCAGCAGAGATGCCCAGAAGCATATTTTTCTGAATGTTATGACAATGAAAGTGACAGCTCGTTCACTACAGAATGGGAAAATGTCAAG AAATTGTACGAGGAAATGAAATATTGTATAAATACAAGTGTTGAAAGAGGCATTGCTCCAGAACATAAATATAAAGAAGACTATGGTTTGAAAGAATGGAAACCGGAGATGACTTCACGAGACCACCCGAGTATAGTTCAG ATTTTGCTGGAAAGGGTCAAAGACATTAACTTTGAGGGCCATGATTTGCCCAGTCTTGTTTATGTGTCCCGTGAAAAGCGACCTGGACACCCCCATAATTTTAAGGCCGGTGCCCTTAATGTTCTG ATTAGAGTCTCTGCTCTAATGAGCAATGCTCCATTCATTCTTACTCTGGACTGTGACATGTACGCCAACAACTGTGATGCCCTTAGGGAAGCTATGTGCTTTTTCATGGACTCTCCAACAGGGCACCAATTTGCCTATGTACAGTTTCCCCAAAGGTTTCATGGCATTACCAAAAACGATCTGTATGCCCATTGGACGAATTTTCAT ATACGTCATAAGGGAATGGATGGAATCGAAGGTTCGACATACGTGGGTACCGGATGCGTTTTCCGCAGGGACGTCTTATGTGGAAGCGAGCGACAACACAGCTCCTCGAATTCAATCAAAGAGCTGATTAGTTCATCAATTTTAAGCATGGAGAAAGCTGCTCCATCCAAGCGATTGGACGAGGCAAAAGAGCTTGCCAAGTGCGGGTATGAGGAGAACACCCAATGGGGGAAAAAG GTCGGCATGCTCTACGATTGTGCCGTGGAAGATATTTTGACAGGGTTATCTATTCACTGCAGAGGATGGAAATCTGCTTACTGCTGTCCCAAAAGAGATGCTTTTGTGGGGTCTGCGCCTGTTAACCTGAATGATACTCTCATCCAAAATAAAAGGTGGGCAACAGGTTTACTGGAGATTTTTGCCAGCAAATATTGTCCAGTTACTTATGGGATTCGCCATACAAAACTAGCACAGAACATGTGTTACAGCTATTACTTTCTGTGGGCTCCATCTTCATTACCTTTAATCTGCTACGGTTTGGTACCAGCCTTATGCATGGTTGCAGGCCTATCGGTATTTCCTCAG GTGGTGATGTCGAGCTTCATAGTAATAAATAGCTATCCGATATACGAGGGTATGTTGGTGAGGAAAGACAAGGGAAGAATGCCTACTTCAATCACTGTGTTCTCTACATTGACTGCGGTGCTTGCCTGTTCAACAGCTTCGGCCCTATCGCAGTCTTCTGAAACTTCGATTTTAAAAAATTGA
- the LOC131856350 gene encoding cellulose synthase-like protein E1 produces the protein MESRDSPFYTTVAKPVAKINRAYGCVYFCAILGLLYYRIKYMPKEGYAIWILVFCAELGLAFQWVLEMSFRLWPVDRFTYPERLSERFERELPPIDVFICTADHVKEPPLDVSNTVLSTLAFNYPVEKLTCYVWDDGGSPLTFYALLEASRFAKIWVPFCHKYSIQQRCPEAYFSEYYVNENDNFPFITEWENVKKLYEEMKYRINSTVERGTVPEHQCKEHNGFKEWKPEMTPRDHPSIVQVLLERGNDINVEGHDLPRLVYVSREKRHDIKTHSTLLMCTLQ, from the exons ATGGAATCCAGAGATTCCCCATTTTACACCACAGTAGCAAAGCCAGTTGCAAAGATAAACAGAGCCTACGGATGCGTATATTTTTGTGCAATTCTGGGGCTTCTATATTATCGTATCAAGTACATGCCAAAAGAAGGATATGCAATATGGATATTGGTGTTTTGTGCAGAGCTAGGCTTGGCCTTCCAGTGGGTATTagagatgagcttcaggttgtggccAGTCGATCGATTTACTTATCCAGAAAGACTCTCTGAGAG GTTTGAGAGGGAGCTACCTCCCATTGATGTATTTATATGCACGGCTGACCATGTTAAAGAACCTCCACTGGATGTTTCAAACACTGTATTGTCTACTCTGGCTTTTAATTATCCAGTAGAAAAATTGACATGTTATGTATGGGATGATGGAGGATCCCCACTCACCTTTTATGCTCTGTTGGAAGCTTCACGTTTTGCAAAGATATGGGTTCCTTTTTGCCATAAGTATTCCATTCAGCAGCGATGCCCAGAAGCATATTTTTCTGAATATTATGTCAATGAAAATGATAACTTCCCCTTCATTACAGAATGGGAAAATGTCAAG AAATTGTACGAGGAGATGAAATATCGTATAAATAGCACTGTAGAGAGAGGCACTGTTCCAGAACATCAATGCAAAGAACACAATGGCTTCAAAGAATGGAAACCGGAGATGACTCCACGAGACCACCCGAGTATAGTTCAG GTTTTGCTGGAAAGGGGCAACGACATTAACGTTGAGGGCCATGATTTGCCCAGACTTGTTTATGTGTCCCGTGAAAAAAGACATGATATTAAAACGCACTCTACGTTATTGATGTGCACTCTTCAATAG
- the LOC131856349 gene encoding cellulose synthase-like protein E6 isoform X1, with amino-acid sequence MEFTDSPLYTAVPMPIAKINRVYGCVYFCAILGLMYYRIHYMPSEGYVPWMLLFCAELGLAFQWVLEMSFRWRPVDRFTYPERLSKRFGRELPPIDIFICTADPDKEPPLDVSNTVLSTLAFNYPIEKLTCYVSDDGGSPLTFYALLEASRFAKSWVPFCHKYSIQQRCPEAYFSECYDNESDSSFTTEWENVKKLYEEMKYCINTSVERGIAPEHKYKEDYGLKEWKPEMTSRDHPSIVQILLERVKDINFEGHDLPSLVYVSREKRPGHPHNFKAGALNVLIRVSALMSNAPFILTLDCDMYANNCDALREAMCFFMDSPTGHQFAYVQFPQRFHGITKNDLYAHWTNFHIRHKGMDGIEGSTYVGTGCVFRRDVLCGSERQHSSSNSIKELISSSILSMEKAAPSKRLDEAKELAKCGYEENTQWGKKVGMLYDCAVEDILTGLSIHCRGWKSAYCCPKRDAFVGSAPVNLNDTLIQNKRWATGLLEIFASKYCPVTYGIRHTKLAQNMCYSYYFLWAPSSLPLICYGLVPALCMVAGLSVFPQISEPWVLLFLFLPICAYGQNALEFIYVGGGSLKSWWNDQRMWMIKGGSSYLFALIQVVCKLLGISKVGFEVTSKVFDSESGKRYEAEIFELGVSSVLFIPFSIIALINLMALACRIVGVMREGYSAMADMFVQVVMSSFIVINSYPIYEGMLVRKDKGRMPTSITVFSTLTAVLACSTASALSQSSETSILKN; translated from the exons ATGGAGTTCACAGATTCGCCACTTTACACCGCAGTACCAATGCCAATTGCAAAGATAAACAGAGTTTATGGATGCGTATATTTTTGTGCAATTCTGGGGCTTATGTATTATCGGATCCATTATATGCCAAGTGAAGGATATGTACCGTGGATGCTGCTATTTTGTGCAGAGCTAGGTTTGGCCTTCCAGTGGGTATTAGAGATGAGCTTCAGGTGGAGGCCTGTGGATCGATTTACCTACCCAGAAAGACTCTCTAAAAG GTTTGGGAGGGAGCTACCTCCCATTGATATATTTATATGCACGGCTGACCCTGATAAAGAACCTCCACTGGATGTTTCAAACACTGTATTGTCTACTCTGGCTTTTAATTATCCAATAGAAAAATTGACATGTTATGTATCCGATGATGGAGGATCCCCACTCACCTTTTATGCTCTGTTGGAAGCTTCACGTTTTGCAAAGAGTTGGGTTCCTTTTTGCCACAAGTATTCTATTCAGCAGAGATGCCCAGAAGCATATTTTTCTGAATGTTATGACAATGAAAGTGACAGCTCGTTCACTACAGAATGGGAAAATGTCAAG AAATTGTACGAGGAAATGAAATATTGTATAAATACAAGTGTTGAAAGAGGCATTGCTCCAGAACATAAATATAAAGAAGACTATGGTTTGAAAGAATGGAAACCGGAGATGACTTCACGAGACCACCCGAGTATAGTTCAG ATTTTGCTGGAAAGGGTCAAAGACATTAACTTTGAGGGCCATGATTTGCCCAGTCTTGTTTATGTGTCCCGTGAAAAGCGACCTGGACACCCCCATAATTTTAAGGCCGGTGCCCTTAATGTTCTG ATTAGAGTCTCTGCTCTAATGAGCAATGCTCCATTCATTCTTACTCTGGACTGTGACATGTACGCCAACAACTGTGATGCCCTTAGGGAAGCTATGTGCTTTTTCATGGACTCTCCAACAGGGCACCAATTTGCCTATGTACAGTTTCCCCAAAGGTTTCATGGCATTACCAAAAACGATCTGTATGCCCATTGGACGAATTTTCAT ATACGTCATAAGGGAATGGATGGAATCGAAGGTTCGACATACGTGGGTACCGGATGCGTTTTCCGCAGGGACGTCTTATGTGGAAGCGAGCGACAACACAGCTCCTCGAATTCAATCAAAGAGCTGATTAGTTCATCAATTTTAAGCATGGAGAAAGCTGCTCCATCCAAGCGATTGGACGAGGCAAAAGAGCTTGCCAAGTGCGGGTATGAGGAGAACACCCAATGGGGGAAAAAG GTCGGCATGCTCTACGATTGTGCCGTGGAAGATATTTTGACAGGGTTATCTATTCACTGCAGAGGATGGAAATCTGCTTACTGCTGTCCCAAAAGAGATGCTTTTGTGGGGTCTGCGCCTGTTAACCTGAATGATACTCTCATCCAAAATAAAAGGTGGGCAACAGGTTTACTGGAGATTTTTGCCAGCAAATATTGTCCAGTTACTTATGGGATTCGCCATACAAAACTAGCACAGAACATGTGTTACAGCTATTACTTTCTGTGGGCTCCATCTTCATTACCTTTAATCTGCTACGGTTTGGTACCAGCCTTATGCATGGTTGCAGGCCTATCGGTATTTCCTCAG ATTTCAGAACCATGGGTTCTCCTATTTCTATTTTTACCAATATGTGCATATGGACAAAATGCTCTAGAGTTTATATATGTGGGAGGAGGCTCTTTAAAATCTTGGTGGAATGATCAAAGGATGTGGATGATAAAAGGCGGGTCTTCCTATCTGTTTGCGCTCATTCAGGTCGTCTGTAAACTACTTGGAATATCCAAAGTGGGTTTCGAAGTGACAAGCAAAGTGTTTGATAGCGAATCAGGCAAACGATATGAGGCAGAAATTTTTGAGTTGGGGGTTTCGTCTGTGTTGTTTATACCTTTTTCTATCATAGCATTGATAAATCTGATGGCATTAGCGTGTAGAATTGTAGGCGTTATGAGAGAAGGTTATTCAGCCATGGCAGATATGTTTGTGCAGGTGGTGATGTCGAGCTTCATAGTAATAAATAGCTATCCGATATACGAGGGTATGTTGGTGAGGAAAGACAAGGGAAGAATGCCTACTTCAATCACTGTGTTCTCTACATTGACTGCGGTGCTTGCCTGTTCAACAGCTTCGGCCCTATCGCAGTCTTCTGAAACTTCGATTTTAAAAAATTGA